CGCGCCCGCGTCCTGCGTGGCGCCGACGGTCGACATCGCCTACAACGACCCGAAGACCGCGGCGAAGGCGATCGAGCTCTGCGCCGAGTCTGACGGCGCGAGCCCCGGCGTGGTGAGCGCGCGCTACGTCAAGGCGGACGGCTCTAGCGGGATGGCCGCGATCGGCCACGGGCTCCTCGACCACTTCGGCGACGTCATCGTTCCGCGCCGAGGCCCGAGGCTCCTCGCGCTCTCCTCGGGGACGGCGCGAAGCCCCGGGGATCCGGGGTACCAAGCCACGGGCAGCGCGGAACACAACACTCGGTCCGCACCGCCCCCGCTCGGCGTGTCGCGCCCGTTCTGCGGGGATTCCACCACCGCGCCGAGCGCCGTCTACGATTCTGTCGGCCTCGAGATCGTGCTGCGCGTCCCGAGCAACGCTCACGGCTTCTCCTTCGATTTCGATTTCTTCAGCTTCGAGTTCCCGAGCTTCGTCTGCTCCACGTTCAATGATCGTTTCGTGGCGTTGGTGAGCCCCGAGGCGACCGGAGCAACCGAAGCGAACGTCGTCTTCGACTCGCGGAACAACCAGCTGAGCGTGAACAACGACCTCATCGAGACCTGCACGCCGCAGACGATCGAGGGCAGAGCGTTCGCGTGCGCGCGCGGCCCGTCCGAGCTCGCCGGAACGGGCTTCGATGGGGTTGGTGTCGAGGCGACCGAAGCCGTCCCCCACGCCTCGTCCGGCTGGCTCACGACCTCGGTACCCGCCACGCCGGGCGAGCTCGTCACGCTCCGCTTCGCGCTCTGGGACGAGGGCGACGCGAACTTCGACTCGACGGTGCTCCTCGACAACTTCACCTGGCTCGCGAAGGCGCCCCCGGCGGCGTCCACCGTCCGCGCGAAATGAGGCTCCCTCCGTCCCGCCCGAGGCCGAGCCGGC
Above is a window of Deltaproteobacteria bacterium DNA encoding:
- a CDS encoding choice-of-anchor L domain-containing protein, which gives rise to MPYEACENSLDCPSGKVCDAAESRCYECVTSADCETGALCAQHECRVTCKSDKDCTPLGLLCDKLTSQCVACRDSGDCTDGEICASGKCEAGARDGGSGGSSGRDGSAPGDGGGPAPGCIDADAYDFPGNHLDEDCSGVADDAPASCVAPTVDIAYNDPKTAAKAIELCAESDGASPGVVSARYVKADGSSGMAAIGHGLLDHFGDVIVPRRGPRLLALSSGTARSPGDPGYQATGSAEHNTRSAPPPLGVSRPFCGDSTTAPSAVYDSVGLEIVLRVPSNAHGFSFDFDFFSFEFPSFVCSTFNDRFVALVSPEATGATEANVVFDSRNNQLSVNNDLIETCTPQTIEGRAFACARGPSELAGTGFDGVGVEATEAVPHASSGWLTTSVPATPGELVTLRFALWDEGDANFDSTVLLDNFTWLAKAPPAASTVRAK